DNA sequence from the Nocardia sp. BMG111209 genome:
GCCGGCCCTCCCTCGTTCTCTTGTCCCTCGACCACCATCTCGTCAGGTGAGATAGACAGCAACACCTACCGCTCCGATCCACGCGATGGCCAGGAGTTGCAGAATGCGGTCCCCCAGCGCGATCTCTTCGGGTTCACCGGCCTCGCCGCCATCGACGTCGACCGCGTAGCGCAGGATTGCGATCGTAAACGGAATCATCGAGACCGCGAACCACTGGGTGTGCTTGTGATCGGTTTCGAACGCCCACAGGCCGTAGAAGACCACCACCGCGGTGGCCGACAACGTCCAGATGAAGCGCAGGTAGGTAGGGGTGTAGTACTGCAACGACTTACGGATCTTGGCGCCGGTGTCCAGCGCGATCTTCAGTTCCGCATAGCGCTTTCCGGCCGCCATGAACAGCGAACCGAACGCCATGATCAGCAGGAACCACTGCGACAGGTGGATGTTCGACGCCGCGCCGCCGGCCACCGCGCGCAGCAGGAAGCCCGAGGACACGATGCAGATGTCCAGCACGGCCTGGTGCTTGAGCCCGAAGCAGTACGCCAGCTGGATGGAGATGTACACCGCCATCACGACGGCGAGCTGCCAGGAGGCCAGGAAGGAGCCCACCAGCGAGGCGGCCAGCAGCACCACCGACAGCACGTAGGCGAGGTTCACCGGCACCACGCCGGCGGCGATCGGCCGGTAGCGCTTGGTCGGGTGGGCGCGGTCGGCCTCCACGTCCAGCGCGTCGTTGACCAGGTAGATGCCCGAGGCCGCCAGGCAGAACACCACGAAGGCGATGCCGATGTGCCCGAGCCGGGTGGCGTCGGCCAGCGCGTACTGGCCGTCGGGTAGCTTGCCGGCGGCCATCGGCGCGGCCAGCACCAGGACGTTCTTCACCCACTGCCGCGGCCGGATGGCCTTGAACAGCCCGCCGACCAGGGTCTTCGGCGGGCCCTTGATGACGGCCTCGTCCAATTCGACGGTTGTCGGCTCTTCACTCACGACCAGGGCTCTTTCCTGTGCGGTCAACTCTCGAGTCTCTTTTCGGCGGCCAGCACGACGGCGGCGGAGGCAGCGCCCAGCGCCGAACCGGCGAGCACGTCGGTGGGGTAGTGCACCCCGAGCACGACCCGGGAGATCAGCATCGGCGGTACCAGCACCGCGGGCAAGGGTAACCCGGTGAGCCTGCCCAGCAACACCGCCGCCGCGGTGGTGGAGGTCGCGTGCGAGGACGGGAAGCTCAGCTTGCTCGGCGTCGACACGTTGATCCGGACCGACGGATCGTGCGGCCGCGGCCTGCGGACGACCCGCTTCAGGATCACGGAGGCGGCGTGCGCGCCGAACGCGCCGACGGCCACCCCGGCCCACTGCCGCCGCCGCGGCCGGTCGACCAGCGCGCCCACCGCGGCGATCCCGAGCCAGCCCAGGGAATGCTCGCCGAAGTGCGACAGTCCGCGCGCGGCCCGCACCACCCGCGGATCGCCGCCGATCGAGTTCTGCACCGCGTTGATGATCCGGACCTCGATCGGCCGGGGCGCGGGCGGTTCGGGGACGACGTGCAGGCGGGGCGGGTCGGCCGGCTGGGCGGCGGTCATTGCTGCTCTCCCTGGATCGGTTCGCCGTGGATTCCGAAGATGTTCTCCCACGCGGCCGTGCTGGTCAGCCGCGGATGCGCCGCACGATACCGTTCGCGCACGGTCGGGAAGCGCCCGGCCAGTTCCCGGCGCAACCGCATCGCCTCCGTGAACAGGCCCCACGCCTGCCGCGGATCGCGCTTGCGGTAGACCACGCCGCGGCCGTCGGCGGTGGTCACGGTGACGCCGTCGACCTGCGACAGCAGGTACCAGCGGGCGTCCAGGGTGGGCACATTGAGCTGCGGACGCTGATGGTGCTGCGGATCGGCGGCGCGCAGGTTGTGCACCACGCCCTTGGCCAGCCGCACCACCTTGGCGATCGGATTGCCCGGCTCGCCGACCGCACCCACGCCGCTGCCGCTGGGCAGCGGTAGTTCGGTGGCGGACGGCACGACCACCGCGTCCGGGAACTCCTTGCGCATCTGCGCCACCTCGCCGAGAGCGGAGGGCAGCAGATCGAACAGCCGGTCCGGACCGGCCAGGAAGTCGCGGATCGCCTGATTCTGGATGGCGACCGTCGAGTACTCCAGGCACAGCAGGTGTTTCAGCGTCGCCTTGATCGTGTTGAGCACCATCGGCCGGCCGTCGTTGGGCAGGTGCAGCGCCGCGACGACGAGCCGGTTGCGCAGGTGGAAGTACGCCTGCCAGTCGATGGCGTCGTCCTTGTCGCTCCACGCCATGTGCCACACCGCCGCACCGGGCAGGGTGACCGTCGGATAGCCGGCGGCGCGGGCGCGCAGGCCGTATTCGACGTCGTCCCACTTCAGGAACAGCGGCAGCGGCTGGCCGATCTCCTCGGCGACCGAGCGCGGGATGACACAGGTCCACCAGCCGTTGAAGTCGACATCGATGCGCCGGTGCAGCAGCTTGGAGTTGTCCCGGTCGCGCAGCGGGTATTTGGCGAAGTCGTGGTCGTACTCGACGTTCGGGGCCGACGTCCACATCCAGATGCCGCGATCGACGATCTCGCCCATCACGTGCAGGTGCGAACGCTCCTGCAGGTTCAGCATCTGCCCGCCGACCAGCGTGGGGGTGCGGGCGAAGCGGGCGAAGGCGAGCGCGCGCAGGATGCAGTCCGGCTCGATCTCGATATCGTCGTCCATGTAGACGATGTACTGGGCGTCGGTGGTCTTCAGCGCCTCGTACATGACCCGGCTGTAGCCGCCGGAGCCGCCGAGGTTGGGCTGATCGTGGATGGCCAGCCGGCCGCCGAGACCCGCTGCGGCCTCGGCGAATCCGGGCTCGTCGACCGTCTTGCGGGTGCCCTGGTCGGCGATGATCACGGCCTTGATCTTCTCCAGCACCAGCGGGTCCGAGCCGAGGGCCGCAAGGGTTTTCACGCAGTCGGTGGGCCGGTTGAAGGTGGGCATGCCGACCGCGATGCCGCCGTCGCCCGGGGCCTCGATCGGCGCGTACCAACCGCCGCTGCGCAATTCGACCGCGGTGTCGGTGGTGATGTCGAACCAGATCCAGCCGCCGTCCTCGAACGGGCCGAGATCCACCTCGAATTCGACATGTGCCGCATCCGACGCGCTGAACTCGTTGCCCTGCACGTGGATTCGCGAGCCGTCGGCCTTGGAGCGGTACACGTCGACGCGGCCGTGACCGGACAGCTCCAGGCGCAGCACCACCGACTTCAGGATGCTCCAGCGCCGCCAGTAGCTGGCCGGGACCGCGTTGAAGTAGGTGCAGAACGACACCTCGGACTCCGCGCCGATCGACAGCGAGGTACGCGACGGGGCATGGGCGCGACGGGCATTCGTCGCGGACTCCTCCAGGTACAGCGTGCGCACGTCCAGCGGTTCGCCCGGCCGGGGCAGAATGATGCGCTGCAGCAACGAGATCGCGCGCGAACCGTTGATCTCCGTCGCGTTCTCCACGGTGGCCTGGGTCATCGGTTCGTGTCCTGATCCACCAGCGGCGCACCGGTTTCCAGATGCGGCCGCAGCACGTTGTCGAAGGTGCTGAGCGCGCTGCCGATGGCCATGTGCATGTCCAGGTACTGGTAGGTGCCCAGGCGACCGCCGAAAATGACCTTGGCGGAAGCGGTTTCGGCCTTCGCGCGCTCGCGGTAGGCGAGCACCTTGGCGCGGTCCTCCGGGGTGTTGATCGGGTAGTACGGCTCGTCACCGGTCTGCGCGAACCGGGAGAACTCGCGCTGGATCACCGTCCGGTCGGCCGGATAGTCCCGCTCCGGGTGGAAGTGCCGCGGCTCGATGATGCGGGTGTAGGGCACGTCCGCATCGTTGTAGTTCATCACCGAGGTGCCCTGGAAGTCACCGGTCGGCAGCACCTCGGTCTCGAAATCGATGGTGCGCCAGCCCAATTCGCCGTCGGCGTAGTCGAAGTAGCGGTCCAGCGGGCCGGTGTAGATCACCGGGGCGTCCGGATTCTGCGCGCGCAGCTCGTCGCGGACGGCGAACCAGTCGGTGTCCACCCGGACCTCGATCAGGTCGGATTCGGCCATCTTGGTGAGCCAGGCGGTGTAGCCGTTGCGCGGCAGGCCCTCGTAGGTGTCGTTGAAGTACCGGTTGTCGAAGGTGTACCGGACCGGGAGCCGGGTGATGTTGCCGGCGGGAAGTTCCTTGGGATCGGTCTGCCACTGCTTGGCGGTGTAGTCGCGGAAGAAGGCCTCGTAGAGCGGACGGCCGATCAGGGAGATCGCCTTCTCCTCGAAGTTGGCGGCGTTCTTGCCGTCGACCTCGGCAGACTGCTCGGCGATCAGCGCGCGGGCCTCCTCGGGGCTGAAATACCGCCCGAAGAACTGCGACAACAATCCGAGGCCCATCGGCAGCGGGTACGCCTGCCCCTTGTGCAAGCCGAAGACCCGGTGCTGGTACCCGGTGAACTCGGTGAACTGGTTCACGTACTCCCACACCCGCTTGTTCGAGGTGTGGAAGAGGTGGGCGCCGTACTTGTGCACCTCGATCCCGGTCTCCGGGTCGGGCTCGGAGTAGGCGTTACCGCCCAGATGGGGGCGGCGTTCGACGACCAGGACACGCTTGCCGAGCTGGCTCGCGGTGCGCTCGGCGATGGTCAGCCCGAAGAAGCCGGAGCCGACGACGATGAGATCGAAGGGGGAAGCGACGGTCACGGGAGCCCAGCGTATCGGAAGTCCGCTCCGCCGCCAGGGCGAGTCGGTGAGCCCGGTCCGCGGGCGGCCCGATCAGCCGCCGTACTTGCGGATCACCAGCCCGGTGAGCGGAGTGCCGGACCGCAGCACCGGCCGTTTCGTCCGGGCGGTGACATCCACCTCGTGGATCGTGCCGCCGAGATCACTGACGTAGGCCGATGTCCGATCCGCGGTCAACGCCAGGCCGATCGCCTCCCGGAATCCGTCGGCCAGGATCTCCGGCGGCCCGCCCGGCGCGCGATGGGCCGGCAGCGGCGCGCGGTTGAGGGTGTTGCCGGCCGGCGGCGCGCCCCGATCGGTCCAGTAGACCAGCTCGTTGTCGAGGTCGAGCTCCAGATCGATCGGCTCCGGCAGCCCGGACCACAACATCTCCAGGTCGGGGCGGTGGGCCGGATCGGCGGCCGGGGCCGCGGTGGTGCGGAAGATCCGGCCCCGGCCGCCCTTCTCGGGGCCCTTCTGGGTCCAGTACAGCTGGCCGCGCCCGTGGTCGACGGCGACGCCGACACAGCGCCGCAGCTCCGCGTCCTCGTCGCCGGTGGACCGGTCGATCAGGGTTTCCACGTTCTCGCCGTCCAGGTCGCAGCACATCACCCGCATGCCCTCACGGTCGCTCCAGTAGAGCTTGCCCTCGACCCAGTCCCCGGCCAGCTGTTTGGGGGTGTGGGTGCCGCCGACCGGGACGATCGTGGTCCGGCCGCCGCCGTCGGCGTCCACCCGCTCGATCGACCCGGTGCCGGCGGCCGGGTCGGCGCCCATATCCGTCCAGTACACCCGGCCGGTCTTCGGATCCTCGACGATGCCGTCGGGCATCCGGTTCAGCCCGGTCACGAATGCGGCGGTCGTCCCGGTATCGATATCCACCTCGAGGATCTCGCCCCGCGACACCGCCAGCGCCAGCAGCTTGCCCATGCGAAACCTCGCTTCGTCATGTATCGCCACCCGGAAACCCGCACCACGAACCACCGTCACCGAGAATTCGCCGTGAATTCCCCGAACGCCTACCGGCGGCCGCAGAACCACCCGGCCGGATTCGCCCCCGCCGAGGACGAGAAATCGTTGCGGCCCCGGCAGGAATGCGACAGATTGCGGCGCACCGCCTGCACGGAGGTATAGGCACACGCGAGATCGATCACGCTCTCGACGTTGGCGCCGTCCAGATCACAGCGCAGCACGCGCGGGCTCCCCAGCACCCCCCAGTACAGCTTGCCCGCGTCGACATCGCAGACCAGGCCGGACGGCACCCCGTCGCCGCCCGGCACGATGGTCACCCGATCGGCTCCGTCGGCCTCGACCCGCTGGATCGCGATGCGGGCCGGGTCGAAATCGTCGGGCCGCTCCACCCAGAAGACCCGCCCGGTACGGGGGTCGTCCACGATGTCGTCGGGGTGGTGGCAGACACCGTCGATGAACAGCGTCCAGACGCCGGATACGGCGTCCAGGTCGATGACCCGCCCGTCGAGCAGGGCCGTCACACGGAGCTTGCGCATGCTTGTCCCACCCTCCGTGAAGGCGGTGTGATCACCGGTCGGAAAAGGACAATCGGATAAGAATCGAGGCTAGGGTTCCGTTACGGCACTGTCCACACTCGAGACGGAACCGTGAACCGTCCGTGGTGAATTCGTGGGGCACGAATTCCCGTCACGCCAACCGGTTTTCGGCGTACACGCCCATCGCCGCGCGCACGAATCCGACCGTGCCCGCGCCGTGCCGATCGTAGTTCGCGGCGAACCGCGGATCCGCGACGTACATATCGCCGAGACCGGTGAACGCCGCCGCCGTGGGCCGCCGGCCCTGCCAGCCGACGGTGATCCAGTCGTAGTGCCGTTGCACGATCTCCTGCACCGCGTCGTCGCCCGGCGCCAGCCCCGCGGCGTGCGCCCGGCCGTAGTCGGCGGCGATGTCGAGATGTCGCTGCCCGTGCTCCTGCCGCTGCGCGTCGGTCATCGACCGCCACCAGCGATCACCGCTGTCGTAGGCGTCCTGACCCCAGCGCTCGATCACCTCGTCCCGATACTGCGTGTGATCGAATCCGTCGAATACTTCCTCGGCCATGAGTGGCTCTCCCGCTTCCGTCTTGCGCAATGTGGTGTGCACCGACGCGATCTGCCGGGTGATCCGCTCCCGCTCCTGCTCCAGCAGGCCGAGGTGGGTCCGCAGTGCGACCACCGTATCCTGCTGTCCGGCAAGAACTTCGGCGATCACCGGCAGGCCGAGACCGAGCTCCCGCAACAGCAGGATGCGCTGCAGCCGGACCAGGGAGTCCTGGTCGTAGTACCGATAGCCGTTGGCCCCGATCCGAGCCGCCGGCAACAGCCCCACCTGCCCGTAATGGCGCAGCGTGCGACTGGTGGTCCCGGCGGCCCGGGCCAGCTCCTGAATCGACCATTCGGCCCTGGACTCCACGGTTTTCGCTCCCTCGTCGCGTCGACCACTCCAGGTTGCAACTTGACGTTACGTCAAGGTCAAGGGGTGTTCGTGGTGAAACCGTGCCGCCCGCCGGCGGTTGCCGCGGCCCGGGCTCAGTTGCCGACTCGCCCCGCAGCGCCTGCGTCCGCAGCGGTCGGGCCCTGGCGGCCGCTGCGGCCTGGCATGCTGTCGGCCGAGTTGCCGCCTCGGCTCCGGGTGGCGTCGGCGCCGATGTCCGGACCGATGGCGTCCTGGCGTCGCGAGGGCGCTTCGCCGGCGCCGCCGCCTCCGGTGGCGGCTGTTGCTGCGACGCTCGGAGTGGAGGCACCGGGGGCGGCCGGGGACGGGGTCGAGTTCGATGCTGCGACGGGACCGGATGCCATCGGCGTCGGGGGTGGGGTGGGGGTGGCGGCTGTGGTGGGAGGCTCGTCGGGTTGGGGGTGGTCGGCGGGGCGGGGGACGGGGTGGAGGAGGGCGTTCAGGGCGCGGAGGTCGATCACCTGGACGCCGAGTGCGGCGGTGGCGACGATGACGCCGTTGTGGAATTGGCGGTAGGTGCCCAGGCCGGCCGGTAGGGGCAGTTCCGGGCCGTCGGGAGCGCCGAGGGGGCCGGTGTTGCCGCCTGTCTCGGCGTATTTCACGTCGATGACGGTCTGCGGGCGCGGGATCGGGGCAATGTTCGGATGCGGGACGGCGCCCAGCTGTTGCGGGGCGGGGCCCAGGTCGAGGGTGGTGATATCGATCGGCTGTCCACCGTCCGGGGACGAGGAGTATTCGGTGCGCAGGATGCGGCCGGTGCGGAGCAGGACCTGGCCGGCGGTGCTGCGCACGGCGGCCGCGGCGCGGTCGTCCTCGCGTTCGGTGCCGGGATATTCCTGGCAGTCGGTGGTGTCGCAGGTCTGCGCGTAGGCGTAGCGGTGTTCCGCGAGTGCGTAGGAGCGGGCGGCGATCGCCTGGGCGCGCAGCGCCTCGGTGCCGCCGCGGTCGGCCCAGTTGGCCTGCATCTCGGCGGGCACGACGCCGAGCAGATAGTCCTCGACGTCCACCTCGTTGATCGTGCGCGCGGCGTCACCCTCCAGCGCGACGCCGAGCGCGCCGCGATACGCGCCACCACCGCAGATCTTCAGATGTTCGGCGGCGGGGCGGTTGTTGCCCTGATCCAGCGGATAGGCCCAGGGGTCGTCGGTGTGCCCGCGCCACAGCGTGTCGCCGTCGCAGTCGATGGTGACGACCACGTCGGCGCCACCGCCGGAGGTAGGGGTCAGGTGGGCGGCCTGGCCGGCGACCACTCGCCGGCCGCCGACCAGCAGGCCGGTATCGGACTGGACGTCGAGGGTCTCGCCGTCGTCGGACATCAGGCGGACCCGGACCGGCGTGCGCGGGACCGCGGCCAGCGTCGCGCCGGGGTAGTAGCTCAGCAGGATGTGGTCGGCCGAGGCGCCGGCCGCGGCCTGTTCCATCGCCCCGAACTGGCTCATGCCGCGGCCGTGGCCGATGCCGGTCGGGCGGTACGCCGCGGCCGCGTGGGCGGGTCCGACCGGCGTGGCCGTCACCCAGCCGACGGCGGCCGCACCCGAGGTCACGAGCAGGGCGGCGAGGCCGGCCGCAGCCGGCCGGCCACGCCTGCGGCTGGGTAGGTCACCGCGTCGCGTCACTGCAACCTCCGTCGTGTCGGCCCGCCGGATCGGGGGGTGAATTGTCGCGTCGTGCTGTGGTGCTCGGAGGTGACCACGCCGCGGGCTGCGGAAATGTGCTCACACCGGGATGCCCGTCCGCTCGCCCCGTCCGCCTGCGCACCCGTCCGCCGGTGCGCCTGTCCGCCGGTGCTCTGTGCGCCGGTCCGCCCGTGCTCCAGTCCGCCCGTTGGTCGGTGCGTCCGCCCGCCGCTCCGCCCGTCCGGCGCTCCTCGCCTGTCCGCCTGTCCGCCCGTCTGCCTGTGCACCCGTCTGCCTGTGCACCCGTCCTCCCTATCCACCCGTGCGCCTGTCCTCTGGTGCGCCCGTCCGCCGGGGCGCCCGTCCGCCGTGCTCCGCGCGCCGGTCCGCCTGTGCTGCTGTGCGGCCCTTCGTCCGTACGTCCGCCCGCACGTCCGCCTGTGCTGCACGCCGGTGGTCGCCGGTGCCGGATCGCGGGTGATCGCGGGGATGTGATCACGCCGTGACCGTGACATCGGCATGTCCCGGCCGTCACCGGCAAAAGCACAGCTACATTCGGGTCGATTCGGGCTAATCCTCTACTAGAGACTTAGGTTTGTACAGCCGAGACACGTGCGGCCATTGATCGGCCGGATATCAATCTGCGCACTGTCCGCCCGATCGACGGGGTTCTACCTGGAATGGGAGATGATCGTGCCGTACCGCAGACGCAAACGCCCCTATGTTCTCCCGGTCGTCGCCGTCGTCGCGGTCGCCGCGCCGCTGGCGACCGCTTACGCCGTGCATCAACCCGATGGCTACCGACCGGCGAACGAGAACGGCATCGCCGCCGTACCGGCTCGGATGGCCGAGGTCGCGCTCGCCGCGGCGCCCGACGTGACCTTGCCGTTGCGGGAGCTGACCGGGCTGAACCTCCCCGATCTGCACCTGTCCGACCTGCGCGCGCTGCCGCTGCCGACGGCCATCCCGGTGCCGGGCGGACTGCAATCGCTGGTCCCGGGCATGGTGCTACCCAACGAGATCCCGCTGCCGCAGTTCGACCGCGGCACGACACCGACCCAAGGTTTCGCGCCCACCACGACACCGATCGCGCCACAAGGTTTCGCGCCGACCACCACGCCGATTTCGCCGCAGGGCTTCGCGCCGACCACCGCACCGATCGCCCCGCAGGCGGTCGCGCCCACCTCGCCGGTCTCACCACAGGGCTTCGCACCCACCTCACCGGTCTCACCGGAAGCGGTCGCACCCGCCACCACGCCGATTTCGCCGCAGGGCTTCGCACCCACCTCACCGGTCTCGCCGGAGGCAGTCGCACCCGCCTCGCCGATCTCACCGGAGGCAGGCGCGCCGGTCTCAGCGGAAGCGGTCGCACCCGCTACCACTCCGGTCTCGCCGCAGGGTTTCGCGCCCACCGGCGGGCCGCAGGCGGTCGCGCCGACCACCACTCCGAACGCGCCCGGATTCCCGCCGCTGCCAGCGCTCCAGGCTCCCGCGGTCCCGCTGCCGGTGGCCACGCCGGCGCCGACGGCCGGTGCCATCGCGGGTGAGCGGCTGCGTAAGGCGCCGGGCTCCGGATCGGCGGCGCCGGGCCTCGCTCCGGCCACGACGACCGCCACCGATCCGGTCCCGGCGGGCCGGTCGCGGACCGGCGCGGCCGACGCGGTGATCCCGGCGGGCGCGGATCCGAGTGCCCCGGCGCTGAGTCCGGGCGCGGTGCCCGCGGAACTCGCCGATCGGGTGGGGGCGACGGTGAAGGAGTTGAGCCGCGACACCCCGTTCAGCATGGTCGCGTTCACCGCGCAGGATCTGGGGGGCACGACCACCATGGTCCGGGCGAAGCAGGCCGACGGCAGCTGGGGTCCGTGGTACGCGACCGACCGGGTCGACACCCGCCGCAGCGATCACCTCGCCCCGTCCGCGGACGACAAGACCGGTACCGAACCGATCTATGTCGGCACGACCAAGGCCGTGCAGGTGCTGGTCACCCGGCAGCCCGGCCTCGCGGCGGTCGACCGACAAGCCCCGGCGCCGACGGCCGGGGACCGCGCGCAGGACGGCATCGGCGTCGTCCTGCCGGAGATGCACAGTGCGCCGGGCGATTATCCGCTCGCGGCGCCCGGAGATACCGTGCCCGCCACGCACGACAGTGCGGCGCCCGACGGCTCGGATCCGGCGATCGTGCCGAATCTGCCGGAGTTCCAACGTGATCCGGCCTCCGAACCGCTGTCGGGTACTCCGGCGACCGCCGACGATCCGGCCCGGACGCTGGCCGCGGTGCTGATCGATCCGGGCCGCGGGCTGATCGACGAGAATCTGTCCTCGGTCGCCACGCCGCTGCCGGGTAACGGGCCGCGGGTGATCAGCCGGGCCCAGTGGGGCGCGGACGAATCGCTGCGCTGCTCCGAACCCACCTACGACGACGGGGTCAGCGCGATCACCGTGCACCACACCGCCGGTCGCACCGAGTACACCAAGGCCGAATCGGCGGGCATCGTGCGCGCCATCTACGCCTATCACGCGCGCAAGCTGGGCTGGTGCGATATCGGTTACAACGCACTGGTCGACAAGTACGGGCAGATCTTCGAGGGCCGCGCGGGCGGCCTGGACCGGGCGGTCGAAGGTGCGCACGCCGGCGGCTTCAACGAGAACACCTCCGGCGTCGCGTTGATGGGCAACTACGGGGACGAGGCGCCCAGCGAGGCCGCGCTGCAGGCGGCCGGGCAGTTCATCGGCTGGCGGGCCCGGATGGCGGGCCTGGATCCGAAGGGCAGCACCACGCTGTATTCGGAGGGCACCATCTACAGCAAGTACGACGAGGGCGAGGCGGTGCGGCTGCCGATCGTGTTCGCGCACCGCGATGTCGGCAACACCAGCTGTCCCGGCGACGCCGCCTACGCGCAGATGGACCGGATCCGCGATATCGCGGCCGCCGAGGCCGCCGCACCCAGCGGCGGGACCGAGCCGGCGAACCTCGGGGTGTCCTCGAACCGGCCACCGGTCGCCGCACCGGCTCCGCCGCCGGGCCCGCCGATCGATCTGAAGGCGCTGGCGGACCTGACCACCAAGCTGCTCGGCCTGGTCAACGACAACATCATCGCCAGGTACTGGTCCGGGCAGGGCGGCCCGAACGGTCGGCTCGGCGCGGCGGCCTCGGAACCGCGCCGCACCAGCGACGGTGGTCAGTACGCGCGCTTCGTCAACGGGTACGTGTACGCGCGGCCGGACGGGCAGGTGGTCGAGGTGGTCGGCCGGTTGATGGACCGATTCCTGCAGCTGGGCGCCGAATCCGGCGTCCTCGGACTGCCGACGCGCAACGCCTATGCGGTGCCGGACGGGCTGCGGGCGGACTTCCAGTACGGATCGCTGATCCTCAATCAGCTGACCGGCATCGTGACCACGCTGGTCAGCTACTACGCGGACGTGAGCCAGCGCGGCGACCAGGCCGGTGCGGCCCGTGGCCAGGATTCCCCCGGCGCAGCAGGACCGGCGGTCACGCCACCGGGGAATCGGGCCCCCGGCGCGCCGGCGGCCCCACAGGTGCCACCGGCGGTGCAGGCGCCGCCGGGCGCGAACCCGGCCTGGCCACCGGGGACCGGCAGCCGCTCCGGAACCCGCTGACGCACGACTCCGGGACACGCTGGGCACGCCACTCCGGGACACGCTGAACGCATCGCGCCGAAAACCACTGAGCCGCCGCGCTGGAACCCACCGGCGCGGAGCCGCTCCGGAACCAGCT
Encoded proteins:
- a CDS encoding decaprenyl-phosphate phosphoribosyltransferase translates to MSEEPTTVELDEAVIKGPPKTLVGGLFKAIRPRQWVKNVLVLAAPMAAGKLPDGQYALADATRLGHIGIAFVVFCLAASGIYLVNDALDVEADRAHPTKRYRPIAAGVVPVNLAYVLSVVLLAASLVGSFLASWQLAVVMAVYISIQLAYCFGLKHQAVLDICIVSSGFLLRAVAGGAASNIHLSQWFLLIMAFGSLFMAAGKRYAELKIALDTGAKIRKSLQYYTPTYLRFIWTLSATAVVVFYGLWAFETDHKHTQWFAVSMIPFTIAILRYAVDVDGGEAGEPEEIALGDRILQLLAIAWIGAVGVAVYLT
- a CDS encoding phosphatase PAP2 family protein encodes the protein MTAAQPADPPRLHVVPEPPAPRPIEVRIINAVQNSIGGDPRVVRAARGLSHFGEHSLGWLGIAAVGALVDRPRRRQWAGVAVGAFGAHAASVILKRVVRRPRPHDPSVRINVSTPSKLSFPSSHATSTTAAAVLLGRLTGLPLPAVLVPPMLISRVVLGVHYPTDVLAGSALGAASAAVVLAAEKRLES
- a CDS encoding glycosyltransferase is translated as MTQATVENATEINGSRAISLLQRIILPRPGEPLDVRTLYLEESATNARRAHAPSRTSLSIGAESEVSFCTYFNAVPASYWRRWSILKSVVLRLELSGHGRVDVYRSKADGSRIHVQGNEFSASDAAHVEFEVDLGPFEDGGWIWFDITTDTAVELRSGGWYAPIEAPGDGGIAVGMPTFNRPTDCVKTLAALGSDPLVLEKIKAVIIADQGTRKTVDEPGFAEAAAGLGGRLAIHDQPNLGGSGGYSRVMYEALKTTDAQYIVYMDDDIEIEPDCILRALAFARFARTPTLVGGQMLNLQERSHLHVMGEIVDRGIWMWTSAPNVEYDHDFAKYPLRDRDNSKLLHRRIDVDFNGWWTCVIPRSVAEEIGQPLPLFLKWDDVEYGLRARAAGYPTVTLPGAAVWHMAWSDKDDAIDWQAYFHLRNRLVVAALHLPNDGRPMVLNTIKATLKHLLCLEYSTVAIQNQAIRDFLAGPDRLFDLLPSALGEVAQMRKEFPDAVVVPSATELPLPSGSGVGAVGEPGNPIAKVVRLAKGVVHNLRAADPQHHQRPQLNVPTLDARWYLLSQVDGVTVTTADGRGVVYRKRDPRQAWGLFTEAMRLRRELAGRFPTVRERYRAAHPRLTSTAAWENIFGIHGEPIQGEQQ
- a CDS encoding SpoIID/LytB domain-containing protein, which produces MTRRGDLPSRRRGRPAAAGLAALLVTSGAAAVGWVTATPVGPAHAAAAYRPTGIGHGRGMSQFGAMEQAAAGASADHILLSYYPGATLAAVPRTPVRVRLMSDDGETLDVQSDTGLLVGGRRVVAGQAAHLTPTSGGGADVVVTIDCDGDTLWRGHTDDPWAYPLDQGNNRPAAEHLKICGGGAYRGALGVALEGDAARTINEVDVEDYLLGVVPAEMQANWADRGGTEALRAQAIAARSYALAEHRYAYAQTCDTTDCQEYPGTEREDDRAAAAVRSTAGQVLLRTGRILRTEYSSSPDGGQPIDITTLDLGPAPQQLGAVPHPNIAPIPRPQTVIDVKYAETGGNTGPLGAPDGPELPLPAGLGTYRQFHNGVIVATAALGVQVIDLRALNALLHPVPRPADHPQPDEPPTTAATPTPPPTPMASGPVAASNSTPSPAAPGASTPSVAATAATGGGGAGEAPSRRQDAIGPDIGADATRSRGGNSADSMPGRSGRQGPTAADAGAAGRVGN
- the glf gene encoding UDP-galactopyranose mutase gives rise to the protein MTVASPFDLIVVGSGFFGLTIAERTASQLGKRVLVVERRPHLGGNAYSEPDPETGIEVHKYGAHLFHTSNKRVWEYVNQFTEFTGYQHRVFGLHKGQAYPLPMGLGLLSQFFGRYFSPEEARALIAEQSAEVDGKNAANFEEKAISLIGRPLYEAFFRDYTAKQWQTDPKELPAGNITRLPVRYTFDNRYFNDTYEGLPRNGYTAWLTKMAESDLIEVRVDTDWFAVRDELRAQNPDAPVIYTGPLDRYFDYADGELGWRTIDFETEVLPTGDFQGTSVMNYNDADVPYTRIIEPRHFHPERDYPADRTVIQREFSRFAQTGDEPYYPINTPEDRAKVLAYRERAKAETASAKVIFGGRLGTYQYLDMHMAIGSALSTFDNVLRPHLETGAPLVDQDTNR
- a CDS encoding MerR family transcriptional regulator, producing MESRAEWSIQELARAAGTTSRTLRHYGQVGLLPAARIGANGYRYYDQDSLVRLQRILLLRELGLGLPVIAEVLAGQQDTVVALRTHLGLLEQERERITRQIASVHTTLRKTEAGEPLMAEEVFDGFDHTQYRDEVIERWGQDAYDSGDRWWRSMTDAQRQEHGQRHLDIAADYGRAHAAGLAPGDDAVQEIVQRHYDWITVGWQGRRPTAAAFTGLGDMYVADPRFAANYDRHGAGTVGFVRAAMGVYAENRLA